From the genome of Solibacillus sp. FSL H8-0538:
CACGACGATTTCCAGCAAGCTGCTGAACGCGCGCTAGATCTATTTTTTGTTCAATATCTGTTTTATTCACAACGACGATATAGTCCATCTTCTCGATTGTTTCGAATAGACGCTCATCCTCAACAGATAATTCTTCTCCGTAATTTAATACGAGTAAAATTAAATCTGCATCTTTTAAAGCTTCGCGTGAACGTTCTACACCAATACGCTCAACAATATCTTCTGTTTCACGAATTCCCGCTGTATCTACTAAACGTAATGGAACGCCTCGCACGTTTACGTATTCTTCTATAATATCACGAGTTGTACCGGCAATATCCGTTACAATTGCTTTATTTTCATGTACTAAACTGTTAAGTAATGAAGATTTGCCCACGTTTGGACGACCTAAAATAACTGTAGATAGCCCTTCACGCAAAATTTTCCCTTGTGATGACGTTTGCAGAAGTTTAATTATCTCCTCACGTACCCATGTACATTTTTCAAGTAATACAGGAACAGTCATTTCTTCCACATCGTCATATTCTGGGTAATCAATATTTACTTCGACTTGAGCTAATGTTTCAAGTAACGCTTGACGTAGTGAGCCGATTAAACGTGATAGCTTCCCGTCCATTTGCCCAAGTGCGACATTCATAGCGCGGTCTGTTTTCGCACGGATTAAATCCATGACAGCTTCTGCTTGTGATAAATCTATTCGGCCATTAAGGAAAGCACGTTTCGTAAATTCACCTGGCTCCGCTAGACGTGCACCTGAACGTAATACTAATTGTAATACCCGGTTCACTGACACTAAACCACCATGACAGTTGATCTCGATAACATCTTCACGTGTGAATGTTTTCGGACCACGCATGAATGATAACATTACTTCCTCTACTATTTCTTCTGTTTTTGGGTCCACTAAATGCCCGTAATGGATTGTATGTGTTGGCACCTCTGTTAAACGTTTGCCATTTGGCGACTTAAATATTTTATCTGCAATGGCCACTGCCTCATCCCCACTTAAACGAACGATGGCAATAGCTCCTTCTCCCATTGGTGTGGATATCGCAGCAATTGTATCAAATTCCATGTGTACCCTCCTAATTCAGTATTATCCACATGTGTATAACTCTTTACCGAACTGTGTTCACTAACAATTTAGACTACCATATTTTCAACAAAATCTAAAGCAATGCAGTTCGCGCTGACACTGCATATTTTTATTAAAGAAATCCCTTTTATTAGAAAAACACAACTCGCCTATAATGAGGGCACTGAAAAAGTTGATTTCTACTGAAACTACTAATAGGTATTTGCTAAATAGTGATAGGTAATTGGTGCTCTGGCACTCGCTTTCCGCGGGAGTCTCGCACCGCCGCACCAATGCTTTTTCGAATAAAATAAAGCAGAAGCATAAAAATACTATTAAAAAAACTGTTTCGGGGTTTTTCAATGCCTTTCCTAAAATAGGGGAGTCGATGTTCTTCCTTATACGGATGGGAAAGTAACGCGTTCTTATCCACAAATAAAAAGAAAACGACCTATTCCTTTAGCGGATAGGTCGTTAACATATAAAGTTATTCAATTGTTCGTATGACCATTTCCTTACTTAGCTCGCCTATTTTACTGGCTCAATCACTAAATAACGATTAGGTTCTACACCTTCTGAATACGTTTCGATATCTAAACGATTCGCTAAGGCGTTATGAATAATTTTTCGTTCGTAGGATGCCATTGCTTCAAAAGCTACTTTTTTACGTGAACGAATTGCTTTATCTGCCATACGCTCTGCTAACTGCTCCAGGGCAACTTGGCGACGCTCACGATAGTCTTCTACATCCAGCTTCACAAGCATGAAGGACTTTGCACTCTTATTCAGAACAAGTTGTGTTAATTGCTGAAGCGCATTTAATGTCTGCCCACGTTTCCCAATAAGTAACGCTGCTTTTTCACTTTCAAGTCTAAATGAAATGTATTTGCCTTCATTTTTTTGTTCAATGTGTAAATCTGTAATGCCCATTTCCGTCGCAATGCTTGTTAAATAAGCTTTTGCAGCTTCAACTGGATCTTCTTGCTGTTCTTCTTGGTGAATTGGTTGATCTTCATTTGCATGAACTGGCTCTTCCCCGAAAGATTCATCGACTTCAAGAGCTGCTACAGCACCTTTCTCAGATGGCTGCTCCGCTTCTTGGGCGATTATTACTTCTTCATTCACTTCTGGTTGAACACTTTCTTTTACAGTTACTCGCACTTTAGCAGGACGAGAACCAAAACCTAAAAATCCTTTTTTACCTTCTTGTAAAACTTCAACATCTACTTGCTCACGGGTATGGCCAAGATTTTGTAACGCTAATGAGATCGCTTCTTTAACTGTTGCGCCTATTTGCGTAGTTTGTTTCACTTTTTCGCTCCTCCTGTAGTAGTAGCTTCTGTTTTGTTTTTATTCCAAGGTTTGTAAATAGCAAGGTTTTGAATTACTGATATGATATTTCCGACAACCCAATATAATGAAAGTGCGGCTGGTAATACGATACCGAAACCAATGATCATGAAGGGCATAATGTACATCATGATTTTCATTTGTGGATTATCAACTGCTGGACCTGTACGTAATACGACAAACTGGATTAAACCAGCTAATACAGCTAATACAATACTCGGTTCAGCTAATGGGAATACTAAAAATGTACCTAAATCAAAAGCAGAAGTATTGTTCATACGGCTGATTGCATGGTAGAAGCCAATTAAAATCGGCATTTGAACCAAAACAGGTAAACATCCAGCTAATGGATTTACGCCTGATGAAGACATTAAGGCCATCATCTCTTGTTGATACTTCTGCTGTGTTACTGCATCTTTAGAGCTGTATTTTGCTTGTAGCTCTTTCATTTGGGGCTGAACTTCTTGCATTTTTTTTGAGCTTTTAATTTGCTTAATCGTTAAAGGTAAAATACATAAACGGATAATAATCGTTACCACGATAATACCAAATGCATACGTACCTAAAAGCTCTGCGAAATATTTGATGACTGATACTAACGGCCAAACAATGAACTCATTCCAAAAGCCTTCACTTTCAGATGAAATTGGCTGATCAAATTCTGTACACCCAGACAGCA
Proteins encoded in this window:
- the mnmE gene encoding tRNA uridine-5-carboxymethylaminomethyl(34) synthesis GTPase MnmE, producing MEFDTIAAISTPMGEGAIAIVRLSGDEAVAIADKIFKSPNGKRLTEVPTHTIHYGHLVDPKTEEIVEEVMLSFMRGPKTFTREDVIEINCHGGLVSVNRVLQLVLRSGARLAEPGEFTKRAFLNGRIDLSQAEAVMDLIRAKTDRAMNVALGQMDGKLSRLIGSLRQALLETLAQVEVNIDYPEYDDVEEMTVPVLLEKCTWVREEIIKLLQTSSQGKILREGLSTVILGRPNVGKSSLLNSLVHENKAIVTDIAGTTRDIIEEYVNVRGVPLRLVDTAGIRETEDIVERIGVERSREALKDADLILLVLNYGEELSVEDERLFETIEKMDYIVVVNKTDIEQKIDLARVQQLAGNRRVVTTSLLKEEGVMELEEAIANLFFEGQIEAGDLTYVSNARHIALLHQAHATIEDALQAAEAGVPVDMVQIDVTRTWELLGEIIGDTVQESLINQLFSQFCLGK
- the jag gene encoding RNA-binding cell elongation regulator Jag/EloR, whose translation is MKQTTQIGATVKEAISLALQNLGHTREQVDVEVLQEGKKGFLGFGSRPAKVRVTVKESVQPEVNEEVIIAQEAEQPSEKGAVAALEVDESFGEEPVHANEDQPIHQEEQQEDPVEAAKAYLTSIATEMGITDLHIEQKNEGKYISFRLESEKAALLIGKRGQTLNALQQLTQLVLNKSAKSFMLVKLDVEDYRERRQVALEQLAERMADKAIRSRKKVAFEAMASYERKIIHNALANRLDIETYSEGVEPNRYLVIEPVK
- the yidC gene encoding membrane protein insertase YidC; this encodes MKKRLWIILSLVSVVLLLSGCTEFDQPISSESEGFWNEFIVWPLVSVIKYFAELLGTYAFGIIVVTIIIRLCILPLTIKQIKSSKKMQEVQPQMKELQAKYSSKDAVTQQKYQQEMMALMSSSGVNPLAGCLPVLVQMPILIGFYHAISRMNNTSAFDLGTFLVFPLAEPSIVLAVLAGLIQFVVLRTGPAVDNPQMKIMMYIMPFMIIGFGIVLPAALSLYWVVGNIISVIQNLAIYKPWNKNKTEATTTGGAKK